A segment of the Geothermobacter ehrlichii genome:
CCCCATGGACGGCGATCTGCAGAACGACCCGCGCGACATCTCGAGGCTGGTGGCCAGGCTGAAGGAAGGCTACGATGTCGTCTCCGGCTGGCGCAAAAAACGTCAGGATAAGGCCCTGTCGCGCCGGCTGCCCTCGGTGATCGCCAATCGGCTGATTTCACGAATGACCGGAGTGGTGCTGCATGATTACGGTTGCACCCTCAAGGCCTATAGGCGCGAGGTTCTGGATGGGGTGAACCTCTACGGAGAGCTGCACCGCTTCGTGCCGGCACTCGCGTCTCAGATCGGCGCCCGGGTGACGGAGATAGAGGTCAACCACCGGCCGCGCAACGCCGGGGTGTCCAAGTACGGCATCGATCGCACTCTGCGGGTGATACTCGACCTGTTGACGGTGCGTTTTCTGCTCGGTTACGCCACCCGCCCCCTGCAGCTGTTCGGCAAGTGGGGGCTACTGGCCATTTTGCTGGGTGGTGTGTCTGGCCTGACCACTCTCTACATGAAACTTTTTGAAGGGCTGAATCTCAATCGTAATCCTCTGCTCATTCTGACGGCCTTTCTGCTCTTTTCCGGTGTTCAGTTCATCGCTCTGGGGCTGCTCGGCGAGCTGGTGACCCGCACCTATTACGAAGGCCAGGGCAAACCGGTCTACACCATCCGCAGCAAAGTCAATTTCGAGGACTGACCATGCCGGGGCGCGGTCTCTCGCGAGCGGGAGAACGGGTTTGGCGCGGTCTGGTCGT
Coding sequences within it:
- a CDS encoding glycosyltransferase family 2 protein — protein: MDLSIVVPLYNEAENVRAVCDEIRAALDPENCRYEILLIDDGSQDGSWDVMRELAGEDSRIRLIRFRRNFGQTAAMAAGFDHARGKVIVPMDGDLQNDPRDISRLVARLKEGYDVVSGWRKKRQDKALSRRLPSVIANRLISRMTGVVLHDYGCTLKAYRREVLDGVNLYGELHRFVPALASQIGARVTEIEVNHRPRNAGVSKYGIDRTLRVILDLLTVRFLLGYATRPLQLFGKWGLLAILLGGVSGLTTLYMKLFEGLNLNRNPLLILTAFLLFSGVQFIALGLLGELVTRTYYEGQGKPVYTIRSKVNFED